From Hominilimicola fabiformis, one genomic window encodes:
- a CDS encoding metallophosphoesterase, translating into MKKLLKTAALTGGILFAVKGLDNRIEVTHYDISSPKIPEGFDGYKILQISDYHADSVPGLIEEIEHESPDIIVSTGDLVHDTGSYTPGVRLCKHLIDIAPVYAVTGNHDLWRSDYDEFERELTEVGVKTLHDERVILKRNESEISLSGIDDPFALNSVKIAENIENSLAKLPRYNGYDILLFHRANLFDRLKYRGFNLILAGHMHGGQFRIPKGRGVVAPKSSWGSKSSMFFPKYFAGHYHAPHTDMIVNRGIGNPMLLPRLFNRPEITVITLKHKKEI; encoded by the coding sequence GTGAAAAAGCTTTTAAAAACAGCAGCGCTTACGGGCGGAATATTATTTGCCGTCAAAGGTTTGGACAACAGAATTGAAGTTACACATTACGATATATCGTCACCGAAAATCCCCGAAGGATTTGACGGATATAAAATTTTACAAATTTCAGATTACCATGCAGACAGCGTACCGGGGCTGATTGAGGAAATCGAACACGAATCGCCCGACATTATAGTTTCGACAGGTGACCTTGTTCACGACACAGGCTCATACACACCCGGAGTACGTCTATGCAAACATCTTATCGACATTGCACCCGTTTATGCGGTAACGGGCAATCACGATTTATGGCGAAGTGACTACGATGAATTTGAGCGAGAACTTACCGAAGTCGGCGTTAAAACATTGCATGACGAGCGTGTCATTTTAAAGCGTAACGAAAGCGAAATTTCACTTTCGGGAATTGACGATCCGTTTGCTTTAAACAGTGTCAAAATCGCCGAAAATATCGAAAATTCACTTGCGAAACTGCCACGTTACAACGGATATGACATACTGCTTTTTCACCGTGCGAATTTATTCGACAGATTAAAATACCGCGGTTTCAACCTAATTCTTGCAGGTCATATGCACGGCGGGCAATTCAGAATACCGAAAGGCAGAGGTGTCGTTGCACCTAAATCAAGCTGGGGCAGTAAATCGTCAATGTTCTTTCCGAAATACTTTGCCGGGCATTACCACGCACCGCACACCGATATGATTGTAAACAGAGGTATAGGCAAC
- a CDS encoding Dabb family protein, whose product MVKHIVMWRMAESEDKEQRAKDIKENLEALKGKIDVLVNIEVGLNFNDTDAASDVVLVSEFETKEDLNTYQNHPEHKAVGATYVRPYVAERRVCDYEF is encoded by the coding sequence GTGGTTAAGCATATAGTAATGTGGAGAATGGCAGAGAGTGAAGACAAAGAGCAGAGAGCAAAGGATATAAAGGAAAATCTTGAGGCTTTAAAGGGTAAAATAGATGTTTTGGTAAACATTGAAGTCGGACTTAATTTCAACGATACAGACGCCGCGTCAGATGTAGTACTTGTATCGGAGTTTGAAACAAAAGAGGATTTAAACACTTACCAAAATCACCCTGAACACAAAGCTGTCGGTGCAACGTATGTGCGTCCGTATGTAGCGGAAAGACGTGTTTGCGATTATGAATTTTAA